One genomic segment of Candidatus Nitrosocosmicus arcticus includes these proteins:
- the ribH gene encoding 6,7-dimethyl-8-ribityllumazine synthase, giving the protein MKIRIGIVVSEFNNEITFAMLSEAKKYAKELSSKITYVCFVPGAFDMPIVVQEILKKNDVDAVVTLGAIIKGDTSHDEVIANSTAKLLGELSLKYNKPISLGITGPDMTFEQAESRIISASHHAVDTAIGMVKRLKRIRNYKMKNSGTKIVD; this is encoded by the coding sequence ATGAAAATAAGAATTGGAATTGTAGTTTCAGAATTTAATAATGAAATAACCTTTGCTATGCTAAGTGAAGCTAAGAAATATGCAAAGGAACTTTCATCAAAAATAACCTACGTTTGCTTTGTCCCCGGAGCATTTGATATGCCTATTGTAGTACAAGAGATTTTAAAAAAAAATGATGTCGATGCAGTAGTAACCTTGGGGGCGATAATAAAAGGTGATACCAGTCATGACGAAGTAATAGCTAACAGCACAGCCAAGTTACTTGGCGAACTTTCTTTAAAATATAATAAACCAATATCCTTAGGGATCACCGGGCCAGATATGACCTTTGAGCAAGCTGAGTCAAGGATAATTTCCGCATCTCATCATGCAGTTGATACTGCGATTGGGATGGTAAAAAGGCTAAAAAGAATAAGAAATTATAAAATGAAAAACAGCGGTACAAAAATAGTAGATTAG
- a CDS encoding cobalamin biosynthesis protein, producing the protein MPLEPVIEIISILFIATLIDITIGEPPNRMHPVVMIGRIIKFFTKIIKNASRYRIGKETFEKVMGSILALGLTVMVGVVVYYVSTQSFYLLGTVFFVIVSSAILKTTFSIRAMDNHIREILVELDKNNLNNARTNLSKIVSRDTRNLSESRILSACIECVSESFVDGILSPLFYYGFLNIPGSMMYRTINTLDSMIAYKDDYHNKLGWMSAKLDTILNAIPARLSSVFMIASIMVCGQDWKNAIKIVKRDYQNTESFNAGIPMSIMAGGLNIQLEKIDHYKLGDMNEQITIQKCKTSLKITKIATLIFMISFLIPVIIILNYFNWWTILFGI; encoded by the coding sequence ATGCCACTTGAACCCGTGATAGAAATCATATCAATCTTATTTATTGCAACTCTAATAGACATCACCATAGGCGAACCGCCAAATAGGATGCATCCCGTCGTAATGATTGGCAGAATCATAAAATTCTTTACGAAGATAATAAAAAATGCTTCTAGATATAGAATAGGAAAAGAAACTTTTGAAAAGGTGATGGGATCGATATTAGCATTAGGATTAACCGTCATGGTTGGTGTAGTAGTTTATTATGTTAGCACGCAATCATTTTATTTGTTAGGCACAGTTTTTTTTGTCATAGTATCGTCAGCAATCTTAAAAACAACATTTTCCATAAGAGCTATGGATAACCATATCAGAGAAATCTTGGTGGAATTGGACAAAAACAATTTAAATAATGCCCGGACAAATTTATCAAAAATTGTCAGCAGAGACACACGAAATCTATCAGAGTCCAGAATTCTATCAGCTTGTATCGAATGTGTTTCGGAAAGCTTTGTCGATGGTATACTCTCGCCTCTATTCTATTACGGGTTTTTAAATATTCCAGGTTCCATGATGTATAGAACCATAAACACATTAGATTCCATGATAGCTTACAAGGATGACTACCATAATAAATTGGGATGGATGTCAGCTAAACTTGATACCATCTTAAATGCCATACCTGCACGACTATCATCAGTTTTTATGATTGCCTCCATCATGGTTTGCGGGCAAGATTGGAAAAATGCAATAAAAATCGTTAAAAGAGACTATCAAAATACGGAAAGTTTCAATGCAGGTATACCAATGTCAATTATGGCTGGAGGATTAAATATTCAGTTAGAGAAAATTGATCATTATAAATTAGGTGATATGAACGAACAAATCACCATCCAAAAATGCAAAACATCCTTAAAAATAACCAAGATAGCGACATTGATATTTATGATCAGTTTTCTAATTCCTGTTATTATAATTTTGAACTATTTTAATTGGTGGACAATATTATTTGGTATTTAA
- a CDS encoding DNA-binding protein, with product MSGPPQSHQPSDDEIRRQQAEAEAMKQKALAMLLDVEARQRLTNVKMVKPELASAVENYLFNAASTGRLNRAITDDELKQILSTIQQPKRDFKINRR from the coding sequence ATGTCTGGCCCCCCACAATCTCATCAGCCTTCTGACGATGAAATTAGAAGGCAACAGGCTGAAGCTGAGGCAATGAAGCAAAAAGCCTTAGCTATGTTATTAGATGTCGAGGCAAGACAAAGACTTACGAATGTAAAGATGGTAAAGCCAGAGCTTGCTTCAGCTGTTGAGAATTATCTATTTAACGCAGCTTCTACTGGAAGACTAAATAGAGCAATAACAGACGATGAATTAAAACAAATACTTTCTACAATTCAACAACCAAAAAGGGATTTTAAAATCAATAGAAGATAA
- a CDS encoding ribosome biogenesis protein: MLNLIIADTSLETIPINVFKHPSLKKIRNSGKKPKEILLDRSLHHFAMMSTKLDEDYKRGRPDILHIALLNALATPLYQRNHLKVFIHTIDDNVIIVGNNVRLPKSYSRFEGLVLNLFRDKKIISEDGQLLLDLRPNTNFGDLLQEYVKPEIVMGFSTTGTFKRLELIGADLASYTNGCVVIGGFPKGHFSKNVDSYLDKKFSVSDMGLESQIIISRLLYEFEKNVLV; encoded by the coding sequence TTGTTAAATTTGATCATAGCAGATACTTCTCTTGAAACCATACCTATCAATGTTTTCAAGCATCCATCTCTTAAAAAAATTCGTAATAGTGGTAAAAAACCTAAAGAAATCTTGTTAGATAGGTCTCTTCACCATTTTGCTATGATGTCTACTAAACTGGACGAGGATTATAAGAGGGGAAGACCTGATATCCTTCACATTGCGTTGCTGAATGCATTAGCTACACCTCTATACCAAAGAAATCATCTTAAGGTGTTTATTCATACGATTGATGATAACGTTATTATAGTAGGGAATAATGTTAGGCTTCCCAAGTCTTATTCCCGATTCGAAGGTCTAGTGTTAAATCTTTTTAGAGATAAGAAAATAATTTCAGAAGACGGGCAATTATTATTGGATCTTCGACCTAATACTAATTTTGGAGATCTACTACAAGAGTATGTTAAACCTGAAATTGTAATGGGTTTTTCAACAACAGGTACTTTTAAAAGGCTTGAATTGATAGGTGCTGATTTAGCTTCTTATACAAATGGATGTGTTGTTATAGGCGGCTTCCCAAAGGGGCATTTTTCAAAAAACGTTGATTCCTATCTTGACAAAAAGTTTTCCGTCTCAGACATGGGATTAGAATCCCAAATAATTATCTCTCGATTGTTATATGAATTTGAAAAAAATGTTCTAGTCTAA
- the cobS gene encoding adenosylcobinamide-GDP ribazoletransferase translates to MVFKSILEIISFLTIIPIGKLNKSDGLENISKGMFLFPFIGLLIGLLTLPVVLISFYFFNQFVSAFIVTIFLIVLTGIHHTDALADFADGIMVRGNKDKKYKVMHDPRIGSAGTVAVSGYFIGMVIAISSITSLERLMIAIILSEIMSKYSMVLQSHYCESAWDGYSSLFTKNMKSKKKMAIATIITTILILLISNMSVIGLQIFIVGIICCLVVIYISKKNFGGITGDVMGATNEIVRLCSLLSLS, encoded by the coding sequence TTGGTATTTAAGAGCATCTTAGAAATTATATCATTTTTAACAATAATACCAATTGGAAAATTAAATAAGAGCGATGGTTTAGAAAATATTTCAAAAGGCATGTTTTTGTTCCCTTTTATTGGATTATTAATAGGACTTTTGACTCTACCGGTAGTATTAATATCCTTTTATTTCTTTAATCAGTTTGTATCGGCATTCATAGTAACAATTTTTCTGATAGTCCTAACAGGCATACATCATACTGATGCCCTCGCAGATTTTGCCGACGGTATTATGGTAAGAGGCAACAAAGATAAGAAATACAAGGTAATGCATGACCCAAGAATTGGATCGGCGGGAACTGTCGCGGTTTCGGGATATTTTATTGGAATGGTAATAGCAATTTCTTCAATCACAAGTTTGGAGAGATTAATGATTGCAATAATTCTTTCCGAAATCATGTCGAAATATTCAATGGTATTGCAATCGCATTATTGTGAGTCAGCTTGGGATGGATATAGTTCGTTGTTTACAAAAAACATGAAATCAAAAAAGAAAATGGCCATTGCAACGATCATTACTACAATATTGATACTTTTAATTTCCAATATGAGTGTGATTGGATTACAGATATTTATTGTAGGAATTATTTGTTGTTTAGTAGTCATATATATTTCAAAGAAGAACTTTGGAGGAATTACAGGAGATGTAATGGGGGCAACAAACGAAATAGTAAGACTGTGTTCACTCTTATCTCTGTCATAA
- a CDS encoding GTP cyclohydrolase IIa: MVCQITIIKLEGYGTWTLTLGSDREYALQILQSKIYSDLQECFSAKNGLVFSNRFDEFIAVTNQISLDDHKKIYDRLSKKNESIKISMTIGTGKTPLEADKKIHDIKKNTKNMIFPNIYGIQENYTVHEGQSTSEIENHCGLNDLKILHIDINSSTSIAKNLSTYEITNLIMRLYLAISDSFLKEESLTFFLGGDNFMIVAKNDIQIKKITEIVNFLISSTGIKLNCGIGNGSSARRAAEKATKSLDTIRDYRRGGKIIHVFESN, encoded by the coding sequence TTGGTTTGTCAAATAACAATAATAAAATTAGAGGGTTACGGTACATGGACTCTAACCCTAGGTAGTGACAGAGAATATGCGTTACAAATTCTGCAGTCAAAAATATATTCAGATTTACAAGAATGTTTTTCGGCTAAAAACGGATTAGTATTCTCTAATCGATTTGATGAGTTTATTGCAGTGACAAATCAAATAAGCTTAGATGATCATAAGAAAATCTATGATAGACTCTCGAAAAAAAATGAAAGTATAAAGATATCAATGACGATAGGGACCGGAAAAACTCCACTAGAAGCTGACAAGAAAATACACGATATAAAAAAAAATACTAAAAACATGATTTTTCCAAATATTTATGGCATACAAGAAAATTACACTGTACATGAAGGTCAATCAACTAGTGAAATAGAAAATCATTGTGGTCTTAATGACTTAAAAATACTACATATAGACATCAATAGTTCCACTTCGATAGCTAAAAATCTTTCAACCTATGAAATCACAAATTTAATAATGAGGCTATATTTAGCAATATCAGATTCATTCCTCAAAGAAGAAAGTTTAACTTTCTTTTTGGGTGGAGATAATTTTATGATTGTTGCAAAAAATGATATTCAAATAAAAAAAATAACAGAAATAGTTAATTTTTTAATAAGCTCAACTGGAATTAAACTGAATTGCGGTATCGGAAATGGCAGTAGTGCAAGAAGAGCTGCAGAGAAAGCAACCAAGTCACTTGATACAATAAGAGATTACAGAAGAGGCGGAAAAATAATCCATGTTTTTGAATCGAATTGA
- a CDS encoding riboflavin synthase, producing MFTGITEYLGEIENIEKSKSKRNKKSVSKANHHIEITLILPESKDIKIGDSVSINGVCLTVSKFNDSKATFQVIDETIKRTNFIDLKIGDKVNVERSLSIGGRLEGHFVLGHIDGTGIIKKLERGDLGSKIKIEILDKELLPLIAQKGSIAIDGISLTVVSVRKSIVEIALIPHTLENTTLGIKRAGDAVNIEADILSRYISNIYQFSGNNKKNSKIY from the coding sequence ATGTTTACTGGAATTACAGAATATTTAGGTGAAATTGAAAACATAGAAAAAAGTAAAAGTAAAAGAAATAAAAAGAGTGTTAGTAAAGCGAATCACCATATCGAAATTACGCTAATTTTACCAGAATCAAAAGATATCAAAATTGGAGATAGCGTATCAATAAATGGAGTATGTTTGACTGTTTCAAAGTTTAACGATTCCAAAGCCACTTTTCAGGTCATTGATGAAACCATCAAAAGAACAAATTTTATTGATTTAAAGATAGGAGACAAAGTAAATGTTGAAAGGAGCCTAAGCATTGGAGGCAGACTGGAAGGACACTTTGTGCTAGGTCATATCGATGGCACAGGCATAATCAAAAAATTAGAAAGAGGAGACTTGGGAAGCAAAATTAAAATAGAAATATTAGATAAAGAATTATTGCCTCTTATTGCTCAAAAGGGCTCCATAGCAATAGATGGGATAAGTCTTACTGTCGTAAGCGTTAGAAAGAGTATCGTTGAAATAGCACTGATTCCTCATACTTTGGAGAACACTACACTCGGGATCAAGAGAGCAGGGGATGCAGTAAACATAGAGGCAGACATTTTATCAAGATATATATCCAATATCTACCAATTTTCTGGTAATAACAAGAAAAATAGTAAGATATATTAA
- a CDS encoding HpcH/HpaI aldolase/citrate lyase family protein codes for MGRSRSLIFIPGNNQRFLEKSRTINSDIICYDLEDSVPQEEKEIARESVKSTIQEISKINDINKERILAVRINSPTSDQTATDLKKVITPGIDAIVIPKVDDDKQIAEISKIIEKEENEKNIQSGIIKIIPSIESALGVVNAYNIAKSDQRITTLVFGIFDFLHDMKIDNQDVETITGFMYARAKVPVDARAAGIDSIDSIWQDIHDHSGLIKDLKLGKKLGYNGKCIIHPSQIEHVHSVFSPSNQDIEWAKKVVQALDSAKNSSTGAVKLEGKMIDVVHYKQARRILDSR; via the coding sequence GTGGGAAGATCAAGAAGTCTAATTTTTATTCCTGGGAATAATCAGAGATTTTTAGAAAAGTCTAGAACAATAAATTCTGACATTATATGTTATGATTTAGAAGATTCGGTACCTCAAGAAGAAAAAGAAATCGCAAGAGAAAGTGTAAAAAGCACAATTCAAGAAATTAGCAAGATTAATGATATAAACAAGGAGCGGATCCTGGCGGTAAGAATCAATTCTCCAACGTCTGATCAGACGGCTACGGATTTGAAAAAAGTCATCACCCCGGGAATTGATGCAATTGTAATTCCAAAGGTTGATGATGACAAACAGATAGCAGAAATTTCAAAAATAATAGAAAAAGAAGAGAATGAAAAAAACATTCAAAGTGGGATCATTAAAATAATCCCGTCGATTGAATCTGCGTTGGGAGTAGTTAACGCCTATAATATAGCTAAATCAGATCAAAGAATTACCACGTTGGTATTTGGCATTTTTGATTTCTTACACGACATGAAAATTGATAATCAGGACGTGGAGACGATCACAGGTTTTATGTATGCTAGGGCAAAAGTACCGGTAGATGCCAGAGCTGCAGGCATCGACTCTATTGATTCAATCTGGCAAGACATTCATGATCATAGTGGTTTGATAAAAGATCTTAAACTAGGTAAAAAATTGGGTTATAATGGAAAATGCATTATTCATCCGTCTCAAATTGAGCATGTACATAGCGTGTTTAGTCCATCAAACCAGGACATCGAATGGGCAAAAAAAGTAGTACAAGCCTTAGACAGTGCGAAAAACAGTAGTACAGGCGCAGTAAAGTTGGAGGGAAAGATGATAGATGTGGTACATTACAAACAGGCTAGAAGAATTCTAGACTCAAGGTAA
- a CDS encoding 30S ribosomal protein S19e, with amino-acid sequence MAKVFDVPADDLISKLSDQLKKDKKINPPVWASYVKTGPHVEKIPQSRDWWYTRCASLVRKVYLHGPIGISDLKSYYGGRKRIGYNLDHHKDAGGAIIRNALQQLEASGYVEKKKKGRSISSEGMKRVDRLATEIFKDISKLNKDLERYA; translated from the coding sequence ATGGCAAAGGTATTTGATGTTCCAGCAGATGACTTGATATCAAAATTATCAGATCAACTTAAAAAGGATAAGAAAATAAATCCTCCAGTATGGGCTAGTTATGTAAAAACAGGCCCACATGTGGAAAAAATTCCCCAAAGCAGAGACTGGTGGTATACTAGATGCGCATCTCTAGTAAGAAAGGTGTACCTACATGGTCCGATAGGAATTTCTGATCTGAAAAGCTATTATGGAGGAAGAAAAAGAATTGGCTATAATTTAGATCACCATAAAGATGCGGGGGGGGCAATCATTAGAAATGCATTACAACAATTAGAAGCATCAGGATATGTTGAAAAAAAGAAAAAAGGTAGATCAATATCAAGCGAAGGTATGAAAAGAGTTGACAGACTAGCCACTGAAATTTTTAAAGATATATCTAAACTAAATAAAGATTTAGAAAGATACGCATAG
- a CDS encoding NTP transferase domain-containing protein: MPNSQNQIDKKRNMINCVLMCGGKGSRLNTNSIAKVEKPLLELKNKSLIEYIIEAIQNSKKNFKIYAAVSKNTVKTKEFLKKRYFNDITLIETNGSGFSNDYLVVLQFFKGKENIGKNGTQDFVNNKILFLPTDLPLISSKTLDDITDLNQSSPSIAIVVDKKMFIQNNFIPSTFVTQISKIDYCYTGISILDFHTFAGLEHIDQIREVPMILNNLELVYNINTIGDLKKAEKFIDLQNLKSVRND, translated from the coding sequence TTGCCAAATTCACAAAATCAAATTGACAAGAAGAGAAATATGATTAATTGTGTTCTAATGTGTGGAGGAAAAGGAAGTAGACTGAATACAAATTCCATAGCCAAAGTAGAAAAACCCCTCTTAGAGTTGAAGAATAAATCACTGATCGAATATATTATAGAGGCAATACAGAATTCAAAAAAGAACTTTAAGATCTATGCTGCAGTGAGTAAGAATACAGTAAAAACCAAAGAGTTCCTAAAAAAAAGATACTTTAATGATATAACACTGATAGAGACAAATGGCAGTGGATTTTCAAATGATTACCTAGTTGTACTCCAATTCTTTAAAGGTAAAGAAAACATAGGAAAAAATGGAACTCAAGATTTTGTTAACAATAAGATTTTGTTTTTACCTACTGATCTACCCTTGATATCATCTAAAACCTTAGACGATATTACGGATTTGAATCAGAGTAGTCCCAGTATCGCTATAGTTGTAGACAAAAAAATGTTTATTCAGAACAATTTTATTCCCTCAACTTTTGTAACACAAATTAGTAAAATTGATTATTGTTATACGGGGATTTCGATATTAGATTTTCATACTTTTGCAGGATTGGAGCATATTGACCAGATCAGAGAAGTACCGATGATTTTGAATAATCTGGAATTAGTTTATAATATAAACACGATTGGCGACTTGAAAAAAGCAGAAAAATTTATTGATTTGCAGAATTTGAAATCAGTAAGAAATGATTAA
- a CDS encoding 30S ribosomal protein S27e, with the protein MKKHNIMIPKPRSNFVKVECDSCKNIKVLYTYSTKPVLCPSCNAELLVNTGGQAKILGNILETLD; encoded by the coding sequence GTGAAAAAACATAACATTATGATCCCAAAACCTCGTAGTAACTTTGTAAAAGTTGAATGTGATTCATGTAAAAATATTAAAGTCTTGTATACTTATAGCACAAAACCTGTATTATGTCCATCTTGTAATGCTGAACTTTTGGTGAATACCGGTGGCCAGGCTAAAATATTGGGCAATATCTTGGAAACTTTGGATTAA
- a CDS encoding RNase P subunit gives MKKSVIKQIAMQRVKVLIDRALYSRDEFSDHHIVIAKKIILKYKIKIPFEYKLLFCKHCKNFIIPGRDSSIRVGRSNTKALRITCKLCGHTYRKIIEKHNQT, from the coding sequence ATGAAGAAGAGCGTTATAAAACAAATAGCAATGCAAAGAGTAAAGGTTTTGATTGATAGGGCACTATATTCAAGGGATGAATTCTCTGATCACCATATTGTCATTGCTAAAAAAATTATCTTAAAGTATAAAATAAAGATTCCTTTTGAATATAAGCTTCTCTTTTGTAAGCATTGTAAAAACTTTATCATCCCGGGTCGGGATTCAAGTATTAGGGTAGGAAGGTCGAATACAAAGGCTTTGAGGATAACCTGCAAATTATGCGGCCATACCTATAGAAAAATTATTGAAAAACATAACCAAACCTGA
- a CDS encoding zinc-binding dehydrogenase, with protein sequence MKAAVFREYNKDPTKVVKIEDIDVPKIKANEVLIKVESAAYNYNDLWAIWGDPVKTPLPHISGSDVAGTVVEIGGDVTKFKVGDRVVSHSNMSCRICEQCTAGREYDCKERTIWGFQTGPLWGGFAQYTHLPEVNVAKLPENVSFEDAAAMSMVGMTAWHMLVGRARIIPGQTVLIMGGTSGVGMVGIQIAKLYNCNVIATAGNQQKMDKCLELGADNVVNHREADWYKKVREITKKEGVDIVFEHIGKNVFPQEVGLLKMGGTLVATGATTGYDSTIDLRFLFFKGTNLLGSTQGTKAELEQVIYWTSKNKLKPLIHTTLPFSNMVEGHVMMAGAEQIGKILTNPQKL encoded by the coding sequence ATGAAGGCAGCTGTTTTTAGAGAATATAACAAGGATCCTACTAAAGTAGTAAAAATTGAAGACATCGACGTACCAAAAATAAAAGCAAATGAAGTTTTGATAAAAGTTGAGTCGGCCGCATATAATTATAATGATTTATGGGCTATATGGGGAGATCCAGTTAAAACACCACTTCCTCATATTTCTGGAAGTGATGTAGCAGGAACAGTAGTTGAGATAGGAGGAGATGTAACAAAGTTCAAGGTCGGCGACAGGGTCGTATCTCATTCTAATATGAGTTGTAGAATATGTGAGCAATGTACAGCAGGAAGAGAGTACGATTGTAAAGAGAGAACCATATGGGGATTCCAAACAGGTCCTCTGTGGGGAGGTTTTGCTCAATATACACATTTGCCTGAAGTAAATGTGGCAAAACTACCAGAAAATGTATCCTTTGAGGATGCGGCTGCTATGTCAATGGTGGGAATGACAGCTTGGCATATGCTTGTTGGACGAGCAAGAATAATTCCAGGTCAAACCGTGTTGATCATGGGAGGGACAAGTGGTGTAGGCATGGTAGGCATTCAAATCGCAAAGTTGTATAATTGTAATGTTATTGCCACAGCAGGAAACCAACAAAAAATGGATAAATGTCTGGAACTTGGCGCAGACAACGTTGTAAATCACAGAGAGGCTGATTGGTATAAAAAAGTAAGAGAAATTACCAAGAAGGAAGGTGTGGACATCGTGTTTGAGCATATTGGAAAGAACGTTTTCCCTCAAGAAGTTGGTCTGTTAAAAATGGGAGGCACACTCGTTGCTACAGGAGCTACAACAGGTTATGATTCTACCATAGATTTAAGATTCTTATTCTTCAAAGGTACTAACTTGCTTGGGTCCACTCAGGGGACAAAAGCAGAATTAGAACAGGTCATTTATTGGACGAGCAAAAATAAATTAAAACCACTTATTCATACCACATTGCCTTTTTCAAATATGGTGGAAGGTCATGTGATGATGGCTGGGGCCGAACAAATAGGAAAGATCTTAACCAATCCCCAAAAACTTTAA
- a CDS encoding 50S ribosomal protein L44e: protein MKMQKELRKFCPKCKTHTTQAVSTYKKGKDRKGAQGARRHAEDKKGYGGQKFPELKRTAKTTKKVTLKYTCKTCQRKTMKQGMRIRKLEIQA, encoded by the coding sequence ATGAAGATGCAGAAAGAGCTGCGCAAATTTTGTCCTAAATGTAAAACTCATACTACTCAAGCTGTTTCAACTTATAAAAAGGGTAAAGATAGAAAGGGAGCTCAGGGTGCTAGGCGCCACGCAGAAGATAAAAAAGGCTATGGTGGTCAAAAATTCCCTGAATTAAAAAGGACTGCTAAAACTACTAAAAAAGTAACCCTGAAATATACTTGCAAAACTTGCCAAAGAAAGACGATGAAACAAGGAATGCGAATTAGGAAATTGGAGATCCAAGCTTAG
- a CDS encoding cobyric acid synthase, with product MKSKLLMIQGTSSGAGKSMLVTALCRILINKGFKVAPFKSQNMSSFTYKIQNTDKVIANAQAIQAMASRAIPDCNMNPILLKPIGNSKSRIYTNGEFLSVMEAKDYYSDFVLNKGLRIALDAFRELRKNYEIIILEGAGSPAEINIQKYDIANMIFAAKVNAPVILVSDIERGGCFASILGTMMLLRPSHQRLVKGILINKFRGDNAILSPAIKKIESKIEKPILGIIPKIDHNIPKEDSLDRDNSDKEIKQSQKENKKTYARSINKNDNTDENQKATDQSALDAEISRFAEKVESSINMDYVLKKIIG from the coding sequence TTGAAATCAAAACTGTTAATGATTCAAGGGACGTCTTCGGGAGCTGGCAAAAGCATGCTCGTTACTGCACTATGCAGAATTTTGATCAACAAAGGATTCAAAGTTGCACCGTTCAAGTCCCAAAACATGTCTTCATTTACATATAAAATACAAAACACAGATAAAGTGATCGCAAATGCCCAAGCAATTCAGGCAATGGCAAGTAGAGCAATTCCGGACTGCAACATGAATCCAATATTATTAAAGCCCATAGGTAACAGCAAAAGCAGAATATATACAAACGGTGAATTTTTGTCGGTCATGGAAGCCAAAGATTACTATTCAGATTTTGTTCTCAATAAAGGTTTAAGAATAGCTTTAGACGCATTCAGAGAATTAAGAAAGAATTACGAAATAATAATATTAGAAGGAGCAGGCTCACCTGCCGAGATAAATATACAAAAATACGATATCGCCAATATGATTTTTGCAGCCAAAGTAAATGCACCAGTAATCCTGGTTTCAGACATTGAACGTGGAGGATGTTTCGCCAGCATATTAGGAACAATGATGTTGTTAAGACCATCGCATCAACGATTAGTAAAAGGAATTCTAATCAACAAATTTCGGGGAGATAATGCAATACTATCCCCCGCAATAAAAAAGATCGAATCAAAAATAGAAAAACCAATTTTAGGTATCATTCCTAAAATAGATCACAATATACCAAAAGAGGACTCCCTGGACAGAGACAATAGCGACAAGGAAATAAAACAAAGTCAGAAGGAAAACAAGAAAACATATGCTCGATCAATCAACAAAAATGATAACACAGACGAAAATCAAAAAGCGACCGATCAGTCAGCTTTAGACGCAGAGATCAGTAGGTTTGCAGAAAAAGTAGAATCATCAATCAATATGGACTATGTCCTAAAAAAAATAATTGGATGA
- the ribB gene encoding 3,4-dihydroxy-2-butanone-4-phosphate synthase, giving the protein MTKISEAITSLKNGNFVLIHDDDGREDEVDMVVSSNNITPEHIATMRKDAGGLICTAISKEIATKLGLPFIYDVLNIFGTTNQTISSINSNSSPYGDRPSFSVTLNHINTYTGITDRDRALTISSLANICNDLSDYQKDQKTTIEKFRSNFRTPGHIPILISSKGLLNERKGHTEMSIFLTKIANMTNITTICEMLDPHSYKALSYKDAVKYANDNNLVIIEAKDLITYAESFQKQR; this is encoded by the coding sequence TTGACAAAGATATCGGAAGCCATAACTTCGTTAAAGAATGGAAATTTCGTTTTAATTCATGATGATGATGGTCGTGAAGACGAGGTTGACATGGTCGTATCTTCTAATAACATAACTCCAGAACATATTGCTACAATGAGAAAGGATGCTGGTGGGTTGATCTGCACCGCAATATCAAAGGAAATAGCCACGAAATTGGGATTGCCATTTATTTACGATGTACTAAATATTTTTGGGACCACAAATCAAACCATTTCTTCTATTAATAGTAACAGCTCACCATATGGTGACAGACCATCTTTTTCCGTTACGCTAAACCACATTAACACTTACACTGGAATAACTGATCGTGACAGAGCTTTAACCATTTCATCATTAGCAAATATTTGTAATGATTTGAGTGATTATCAGAAAGATCAGAAAACAACCATTGAAAAGTTTCGTAGTAACTTTAGAACACCGGGACACATACCCATCCTAATTTCTTCAAAAGGATTACTCAATGAAAGAAAAGGACACACAGAGATGTCAATCTTTCTTACAAAAATTGCCAATATGACGAACATCACAACCATTTGTGAGATGTTAGATCCTCACAGTTACAAAGCCTTATCATACAAGGATGCAGTCAAATATGCAAATGACAACAATCTAGTAATCATTGAGGCCAAAGATTTGATAACATATGCGGAATCATTTCAAAAACAAAGATGA